AGCCGGCTCGGGTAGCGCACCGCGAGGAACGCGAGCGGCAGCGCGCACAACACCGACGCCACCGCGCCCAGCACCGACGCGAGCAGCGAGCCCAGCGCGGGCTGCATCAGCGACGCCTCGTCCCGCGCCAGCCCTCGCGCGCCCCAGTACAGGAGCACGCCCACCGGCAGCACCACGCCCGCCAGCACCACCGCGCCACAGAAGAGCAGCGCGGGCACCCGCCATCGCCCCAGTGACACCGGCGCCGAGGCCCGCGCCGCGCCCTTCGAGCTGCGGTGATAGCCGGCACGTCCTCGCAGCCTCACCTCCAGCACCAGCACCACCACCGTCACCGCCACCAGCGCCAGCCCGAGCAGCGCGGCGTAGGTGCGGTCATACGCGCCCTCGTACTGCACATAGATGGCGCGCGAGAAGGCGTCGTACTGGACCAGCGCCACCGCGCCGAAGTCCGACAACACATACAAGCCGACGAGCAGCGCCCCGGACACGAAGGCCGGACGCAGCAGCGGCGCCGTCACCTTCCAGAAGGCCCGCGTCGGGCTCAGGCCCAGGCTGCGCGCGCCCTCCAGCCACGCGGGGTCCTGCGAGAGCAGCCCCGCTCGGAGCGCGAGGAAGAAGTACGGATACGTCGACACCGTCAACGCCACGAGCGCACCTGGAAAGCCATACACCGGTGGCACCGGCAGCCCCCAGCGCGTCAGCAGCTCCTCCAACACTCCGCCGATGCCGAAGGCGGCCAGCAGCACGTAGCCGCTGACGAACGTGGGCACCGCGAGCGGCACGCACAACAGCACCGTCCACAGGCGACGGCCCGGCAAGTCACTGCGCGTGGTGAGCCACGCGAGCGGCAGGGACACCGCGGCGGCGAGCACCGTCACCGCCGCCGCGAGCCCCAACGTCCGCCACAACAGGCCCCACGTGCGCTCCCGGAAGAGCAGCCCCCAGGCGCTCGTGTCGGCCTCCGCCGCGCGAACCCCCAGGTACACGGCGGGCAGCACCGCGAGCGCCGCCACCAGCACGCCCGATATCAACAACCACCGCGGAGCCCGCCGTGTCACGAAGCCCGCTCCCTCTACAGGACGCCGGTGTCCTGCAGCAGCTTCACCGTGCCGCGCAGGTCGTCGAGCTTCGACAGGTCCAGCTCCGGCGAGCCGACCTTGGACAGCGCCGGCAGGTCCTGCGCCGTCTTCACGCCGGCCACCAGCGGATACTCGTGCGTCTCCTGGGAGAAGTACGCCTGGGCGTCGTTCTCCAGGAGCCACGCGGAGAACTTGCGCGCCGCGTCCTGCTTCTTCGACTCCTTCAGGATGGCCACGCCCGCCACGTTCACCAGCGCGCCCGGGTCGCCCGCCACGGAGAAGTCGTTGGCCACCGGCAGCTCCGCGTTGCTCTTCTTCGCGGCGTACAGGTAGTAGTGGTTGACGAAGCCCGCGTCGATTTCACCGCGGCCCAGCGCCTCGACGATGGCGGCGTTGTTCTTGTACACGCGCACGCCGTTGGCCTGGATGCCCTGGAGCCACTGCTTCGCCGCGTCCTCGCCCTTGAGCAGCCGCAGCGCGGTGACGAAGGCCTGGAAGGACGCGTTGGTGGGCGCCCAGCCCAGCCGGCCCTTCCACTTCGCATCCGTGTAACCCAGGATGCTGTCGGGCAGGTCCGCGGCCTTCACCTTCTTGGTGTTGTACGCGGCCACGCGCGCGCGGCCGCTGACGCCCACCCACTGGCCTGTCGGCGAGCGGAAGCGCGCGTCCACCTTGTCGAGCGTGGCCTTGGGCAGCGCCTGCAGACGGCCCGCGTTGCTCAGCGCGCCGAGCGCGCCCGCGTCCTGCGCGAAGAACACGTCCGCGGGCGTCTTGTCGCCCTCCTCCAGCAGCGTGGCGGCCAGCTGCGGCGTCTCGCCGTAGCGCACCTTCACCTCGATGCCGGTCTTCTCGGTGAACTTCTTGAGCAGGGGCCCCACGAGCTTCTCGTTGCGGCCGGAGTAGACGGTGAGCGTCTCCGCCGCCATCGCGGTGGAGGACACGGACAACAACAGGGTCAGTAGGAGTCGACGCATCATGGCCGGGCACCCTAACGGACGGGCCCTCACCATGCCACCCGGAGCCCGGGCTTTTGCGCCGCGCGTCGAGTGTCGGAGCGCGAACACCCCACGCCCGCCTCGAACCGCGTCAGACATTCCTCGGACGTCAGGGTAACCTGTCGCGCGGTGCTTCCTCGACGTCTGGAGGTCCATCCCATGCCCCGCTTCATCGCCGCGGTCCCCGTCGTGGTCCTGCTGAGCTCCGCCTCCGTTTTCGCGCAGTCCGCGAAGCCGCCCCCCGTCGCGCCCAAGCCGCCCGCCGCGCCCAGCCCGATGAAGCTCGCGGCGGAGCGCACCCAGGCGGCGCTCCAGCAACATCCCCCCGGCAGGTCGGAGGACGTGAAGACGCAGGAGGCGCTGCTCGCCGCGCTCTATGACGTCATCAGCGGTCCCGCCGGCAAGGCGCGCGACTGGCAGCGCTTCCGCTCGCTGTTCTATCCGGGCGCGCAGATGGCGTCCGTCAATCGCACCAAGCCCGGCGGGCTCCCGGGTGTGTCCCCCATCACCCCGGACGACTACGTGGCCTGGGGCGAGACGTTCTTCAAGACGCACGGCTTCTTCGAGAAGGAGACGCACCGCCAGATGTATGGCTATGGCGACCTGGTCAACGTGCTGAGCGCGTACGAGGCCCGTGAGGCGCCGGAGGGCGCGGTGCTCACGAAGGGCGTCAACAACATCCAGCTCGTCTTCGACGGCCAGCGCTGGTGGGTGCTGCACATCTCCTGGACGGACGAGAAGGCCGCCGGCGCGCCCGTGCCCGCGACCTTCACGCGCAAGTAGCCGCCCGTGT
This genomic interval from Myxococcus guangdongensis contains the following:
- a CDS encoding ABC transporter permease, whose product is MTRRAPRWLLISGVLVAALAVLPAVYLGVRAAEADTSAWGLLFRERTWGLLWRTLGLAAAVTVLAAAVSLPLAWLTTRSDLPGRRLWTVLLCVPLAVPTFVSGYVLLAAFGIGGVLEELLTRWGLPVPPVYGFPGALVALTVSTYPYFFLALRAGLLSQDPAWLEGARSLGLSPTRAFWKVTAPLLRPAFVSGALLVGLYVLSDFGAVALVQYDAFSRAIYVQYEGAYDRTYAALLGLALVAVTVVVLVLEVRLRGRAGYHRSSKGAARASAPVSLGRWRVPALLFCGAVVLAGVVLPVGVLLYWGARGLARDEASLMQPALGSLLASVLGAVASVLCALPLAFLAVRYPSRLTLAMERVSYVGYALPPIVLALSLVFLGVQALPFLYGTLVMLVLAYVVRFLPQAVGTVRSALLQLNPHLAEAAASLGESPAGVFRRVTAPLLRPGLLAGAALVFLTAMKELPATLLLAPIGYETLATRVWGATAEGRFAEAALPALVLMAVSALGVGLLVSQEGDAPRG
- a CDS encoding iron ABC transporter substrate-binding protein, with product MMRRLLLTLLLSVSSTAMAAETLTVYSGRNEKLVGPLLKKFTEKTGIEVKVRYGETPQLAATLLEEGDKTPADVFFAQDAGALGALSNAGRLQALPKATLDKVDARFRSPTGQWVGVSGRARVAAYNTKKVKAADLPDSILGYTDAKWKGRLGWAPTNASFQAFVTALRLLKGEDAAKQWLQGIQANGVRVYKNNAAIVEALGRGEIDAGFVNHYYLYAAKKSNAELPVANDFSVAGDPGALVNVAGVAILKESKKQDAARKFSAWLLENDAQAYFSQETHEYPLVAGVKTAQDLPALSKVGSPELDLSKLDDLRGTVKLLQDTGVL
- a CDS encoding nuclear transport factor 2 family protein, with the translated sequence MPRFIAAVPVVVLLSSASVFAQSAKPPPVAPKPPAAPSPMKLAAERTQAALQQHPPGRSEDVKTQEALLAALYDVISGPAGKARDWQRFRSLFYPGAQMASVNRTKPGGLPGVSPITPDDYVAWGETFFKTHGFFEKETHRQMYGYGDLVNVLSAYEAREAPEGAVLTKGVNNIQLVFDGQRWWVLHISWTDEKAAGAPVPATFTRK